In Paracholeplasma morum, a single genomic region encodes these proteins:
- a CDS encoding patatin-like phospholipase family protein produces MKPKIGLMLGGGGAKGGYQLGVIRALEEHNLLDDIEVVAGTSIGAINGLLLCTLNDANKIVEVWEYAQESGFYKQGFTRFKQDKQGLYSLDVLRDIFTHYVKLKDLTKCDKDLYVVASKIIDPKKIVSQIRKDNHEKTVFHVNTHEKPFETVIASASIPLFFGTTYIDEDGYVDGGLTDNNPIDVLIDKGCNVIITVPLDYNLNLSKYINDKILIVNMTDLSLFSNKPVQMAYDIIRFTDDALTERQNYGYFVANEVINNLIDIGILNEDSSLKDSYRSISKFTYIEPSAHTYEKIKELKKQRVITKKEEKKRTKIKTKLSKKIERGKKDGNS; encoded by the coding sequence ATGAAACCCAAGATAGGGTTAATGCTTGGGGGCGGCGGGGCTAAAGGTGGGTATCAATTAGGGGTTATTAGAGCACTAGAAGAACATAATCTATTAGATGACATTGAAGTCGTTGCAGGTACTTCAATTGGCGCAATCAATGGATTATTGCTCTGTACACTGAATGATGCAAATAAAATCGTTGAAGTATGGGAATATGCTCAAGAGTCTGGTTTTTATAAACAAGGGTTTACCAGGTTTAAACAAGACAAACAAGGCTTATATAGCTTAGATGTCTTAAGAGATATCTTTACCCATTACGTAAAGCTTAAAGACTTGACCAAATGTGACAAGGATTTATACGTTGTTGCCTCAAAAATCATTGATCCAAAGAAAATCGTTTCACAAATTAGAAAAGACAATCACGAGAAAACAGTGTTTCATGTTAACACTCACGAAAAACCATTTGAAACAGTCATTGCGAGTGCATCCATTCCACTGTTTTTCGGGACTACGTATATCGATGAAGATGGGTATGTAGATGGCGGATTAACAGACAATAACCCAATCGATGTATTAATTGATAAGGGATGTAATGTCATAATCACAGTACCGCTAGATTATAACTTGAATTTAAGCAAATACATTAATGACAAAATCCTTATCGTTAATATGACTGACTTAAGTTTATTCTCAAATAAACCCGTCCAAATGGCTTATGACATCATTAGATTTACAGATGATGCGTTGACAGAAAGACAAAACTATGGCTATTTTGTCGCAAATGAAGTCATTAATAACTTAATCGATATTGGTATATTGAATGAAGACAGTTCTTTGAAAGACTCTTATAGATCTATCTCAAAGTTTACTTATATCGAACCTTCAGCACACACATATGAGAAGATTAAAGAACTTAAGAAACAAAGAGTCATTACGAAAAAAGAAGAAAAGAAACGAACGAAGATCAAGACCAAATTAAGTAAGAAGATTGAGAGAGGTAAAAAAGATGGCAATAGTTGA